DNA sequence from the Callospermophilus lateralis isolate mCalLat2 chromosome 2, mCalLat2.hap1, whole genome shotgun sequence genome:
GCGAGAGACAGGTCTGCGGAGCACACGGTTGGCCTTGGTGTGGCACTCCTTCAGGGAGCCCTGGGTGGACCTCCGCCAATCCCCAGTCCCTTCCCTAGCAGGCACCTTCTGGCCAGGGGTTGGCCTCCAGGAAGCTCTGAGGAGAGTCCTCTTGCCATTCCCACTGGGACAGCAAAGATTCCACCCACCTGGTCCTCAGAAGCAGGAGCTGGCCGGGACCCTTGGTGGGTGCCTTCCACTGGGTGCTGTGCATCTCAGGAGACCCCTGTGCCCCCACCCTCAGGGCCATCACCCCAAACACTCTCCTGTGGTGAAGGGGGAAACAGCTCCTGGGGACTGCTGCTGCAGGACCTCCTCACTACAGGGAGGAAAGGGTCAGCCCACTGAAGGGGTCCCTGGGTCAGAAGCCCCTCCCCCTCACGCCCATCCCAGGAACTGCACAGCATCCGGAAGAACTTGTTTAATCAGAAGCACAGCAGGGCCCCCGGGCTCTGCTGCTAGGGCGCAGAGCCTTGCGGAACACGGTGCGGAACTCAGTGTTGAAGACAGTGTAGATGAGCGGGTTGAGAGCGCTGTTGACATAGCCCAGCCAGGTGACAGCGCTGACCAGGCGCGGGGGCACGAAGCAAGCCCGACACAGTGCCCCTGTAATGTGCACCACGAAGAAGGGCGTCCAGCATACCAGGAAGGCCCCTGGGGGCGAGGGCAGTCAGCCAAGCCGGCGCCCCACACCCGACCCTCTCCCATGCCCCTCTCCTCCACCCAGCCGCCCTGCCCCTCTGCGCCTCAGCCCCTTCCTCCGACCCGCGCCAGGGCAGGAACCCACCAACCACCACCGGCAGGACCCTCATGGCCTTGCGCTCTCGGCTGGTGATCTTGGCACGCCTTTGGTGGGCCTGCTTCGGGGGTTGGGGCGAGAGCTCGGCTTCAGGAATGGCGTCGAGAGGCGGGAAGCCGGGTCCGCAGGAGACCCGGTGGAGGACCGGCCCGGGCACCGGACAGTCGGGCCCGCAGGGTCCCGGGGGAAGGCTGGGTGGAGGTGGCGGGCCGGGGCCGCTGGGCCGGCTGGGCGCACGGGCGTGCAGCTTGGCTCGCCGGGCCGCTCCCCAGCGCCGGAGGCCGCGGAACGTGGCCCAGTAGAGCAGCAGCATGAGCGGGCAGGGCAAGAAGAAGGAGCACACGGAGGAATAGACCACGTAGTCGCGGTCCTCCAGGCGGCACACGGCAGGGTCGCGCCCGTGCACGTCGTTGAGGCCGCACAGTACTGGCGCCGCCACAGCTGCAGAGAGCAGCCACGTGGCACCGATGAGCAGCAGCTGGCGCCGGCCCTGGCGGTGGTAGCGCAGCGGCACAGTCACGGCCACGAACCTGCCGGTCGAGGGAGGCAGCGGTGAGGCCCACGGCCCACGGAGTCGCTGGCGCGGGGGTATGGGGTGGGGGGACAGCGGAGGCGCCTACCTGTCCACGCTGATGGCGCACAGGTTGAAGATGGAGGCGGTGCACAGCATGACGTCCATGGCCATGAGTGCGTCGCAAAGTCGGGGGCTCAGCAACCACGTGCCGCCATGCACCTGGGTGGCCATGCCAAGGGCGCAGCAAGGAGAAAAAAGTCTGTTATTTGCTAGCTGCAGACTTTCTGACCCCCACTTTTTTGAGGGAGCATGGACTGAGTATCAGGGGAAAGGAAATCTGACGTGAGCCTCCGGCAACTGGGGACACTCACTGGCCTGggcagtcctctgactggttgactAGGTCAGGGGCAGGGACAGAcgccagcctcctgcctcagctctccCTTCCTTGGGACACGAAGCCTGGGGAACATATGGTTGGGGGGGGGCTCTGATGTCCCTGGCTTCAGAGGAGCCCCAGGACTGGATGGCCCGCAAACACAAAGCTGCCCTTTTCACCTGGAGCTCTGCTAAAGAGTGGGCCTTCCTGAATAGCCGTGTTGCTGTTGTGGGACTCTGGACAAGCTACTTCTCTGTCTACTCATCTGTGAGCCCAGGGGTGGTGGCAGTATCCACATCCACAACTGGTGGGTGGCAGAAGCCAAGGCAGTTGTGAGGGCGAAGGagtttaaaaaacacaaaaaactcaCGGCACAGTGCCCAGCACAGGATCACGCATGGGGGTATCCCTCTGCAAGGGCAGGAACAGGGTGCCACCCCCGCCCCTCTAAATCCCTTCGAGCTGATTTGGGACATTAGCAGCTTAAGAGCCGTCACCGTGACGTCCGCAGCTAGGAGGAGCCGAGGTCGTGTGTCCTTGCGGTACTGGCCTGTGCCCCAAACGACAGAACAGCCCTGTCCACCTTAGTAACCCACGACTCCCCTCCCCCACAATCCAGGACACCTAGTTCCCAGCAGGGCCCTAAGCGGCTTTTCTCCGGGCTCAACCGCAGAGGAGAGAGGTTGGCACTACAGTGGGACCACCCAAGGACCAGACCTGGCCTGCGGCAGAGGCTCCTGGGTGTGGGGTTCTCACAGGGGTTCTGCCCCTCCCACCGGCCTCCCCTTGGATTCGCTGTCCAGTCCAGCTCACAGCTCCCCAGGCCTGTCCACCAGCGCACGTGGAGGGCGCCGGTGTGGGGTGGAGGGCCTCAGGCAGCGGTGTGTGCGCGCGCCCTGGGGGTACTGCGCGGGGCTGATCCCCCATCTGGTGGTCTGTCCGGTGGGCTCCTCCGAGTGTGGGGGAGGGGGATCCGGTTGCGGAGAGGGCGGGGTTTGGCCCAGCCGCCAGTTTCTGGAGTCTCTGGCTCCAAAGGCAGGGGCCTCTGGGTGGCAGAAGCCAAGGCAAGTGGAGAGGGGGGGGGAGAAGAGAGACACAGGGGGACTGACAGCAGAAGGAGCAGAGACTCCAGGGAccgaggacagctggggaccagGGGGCGAGCAGGTCAGGCGCCCCTGGAACCGTCTGCTGCAACTCGATCTTCCTGATCCAAGAGGCGACCTGGTGCTCAGGGGCTCAGCGGGGACAGGGACGGGACGCAGGCTGACCTCGGAGTAGACGAAGAGCGGCAGGACGAGGAGTGCCAGGAGGAGGTCGGCGGCCGCCAGGCTCACGATGAAGTAGTTGGTGGGCGTCTGCAGCGAGCGCTCCGACGCCACGCTCACGCACACGAGCGAATTCCCCGCCAGCACCACTCCAATGAGCAGCACGCCTCCCGCCAGCGCTGCCGCCCCCGCCGCCCCCAGCGCCGCGCCTGACCCCGGGGTCCCGGTGCCCGGCCCCCGCCCAGCCAACAGCCCGCCCGCGTCCGCCGCGCTGCGGTTCCCCATGGCCCGCCCAGGTGCGCCTCGGCCGGCGCGGAGCCCAGCCCCGGCCCTCCCCGGAGCCCCGCCCCCGgcacgccccgccccgccccggatCCGGGGCCCGAGCAGCGCCCCGCCGCGTGCGTGTCTCGAGATCTGGGGGTGAGTCCCGCAGCAGGCGAAAGCAGCGGCCGAGCCACGAGAACTGAGCGAGGTGATGGGCACAGGCAGCCCCAGACGGCATCGGGCGGTGCGCGGCCTGCACACGAGATCCCAGCTGGGAGGCGGGTCGGCCCCACCAGACCCGGTGGGCCGGGGTATCGACCCCCACTGGCACCCCTCTCCGGGGACCTCCCAGCAGCGCCTGGCTCCGAGGCCGATCCGCGTCTCCTTCCGCTCTGTCCACCGGCCGGGCGCTGGAAAGCCGCTTTGGGCGTCTCCTCCTTCCCATCCCCGAGGCTCCAGGGCTGTCTCTCCCGGCCCCTAACCCCGTCTGGCCGCTGCAGACCGGCCCGCGTACCCTGCCCACTTAGCAGCCCTTAGCCCTTAGTCCCCGCGACCAGTGGCTACCGCGCAGACCTCAGGGGCTACCAAGAACTAACTCAAGAAATCACGTGAGCGCTTTTGTTGGGGCTCTTCCTCCTTCCCCTCGGGGCCACCCTCCTAGAACAGGCTGACGACACGGGCGACACTGGACTGCAGGAGCCGGTtccggtggggggtggggggcatcTCCAAGAGGAGAAACGACACTAAGTCACCTGAAAGACTCCATTAAGAGgtggccagggctggggctgcagctcaggggTAGGGCGCCCGCCTCGcaagtgtgaggtactgggtgcgatcctcagcaccacataaaagtaaataaagatacGGTGTCGTCTATTAAAAAAAGAGGTGGCCAGAGGAGGCTGAGCATGGAGGACCAGAACCGACCCTGGCAGATTGTAAACGTCTTAGGGAGATAATCTTCTCTGTGGACTTAAGGTTGGGGTGACGCCAGACCTGAGTGATGTTTTCTGGGGCCCCTTGGCTAAAAGGCTGAACTCCAGGTGGGTCTCCAGCTGCGTCACCCCATCACCTTCTCCAGCACTGGCTCCGGGGACGGCAGAGAAGGGCAGCAGCAGCGTCAGGAGGGGAGGGTCCTGACTCCAAAGATTTCAGGGTGTGGACTGGCACAGAAACCGGGTGGGACTCACACCACAAGGACTGCGGGGTCTGGGCTGTGGGGTGGGACGGGCGGCTGGTGCCTTTGGGCAGCCCTGTGCCCAGCCAGCAGCCTTCCCTCCGCTGGAGGCTTGAGCAACAGCACTCGGCCCAGCCACGGGGGCATCAGCGGTTTCTTCTGGCACAGAACCCAGACCCGGAGCAGGGTGGCCTTGGGTCTAGAGTGGGACACAGAGCTTCTTCCTGCCCCCATTGTCTTCCACCTGCCACTGTGACAGTGACAGTGAGGAGGCTCTGGGCCATGGCACACTCCTGTcactccagcagctcaggaggcccgcCCCTCACCGACTCAGGAAGGAATGAGAGCACTGGTTTTGGAGCTGCGTGGTGGagcctcctgggttcaattcccagtgtggGGTGGAGACAGGACGGAGAAGGACTGTGGCTGGACCTATAAATGACAGTAAGGTCAGACCTTCCACGTCCTTGCTAATTTTCAAACTGTTCTGATGGTTTTTGAGAGAGGAGTAGTGAGGTACCCAGGTGTGAgagttctcctcctcctccccttttcttctttcttcctcttcctcctcctccttcagttCTATCATTTTGCTTTGTGTATTTTGAAGATCTGTCACGAGGTGCCTATACATTCAGACCTCACTTTTTATATAAAAACTAATCAACTGTGATcccctactggggaggctgaggcaagagaattgcaagttcaaggctagcctctaaacaatttagcaaggccctaagcaccttagtgagaccctgtctctaaataaaaaataaaaagggctagggatgtagctcagtagtagagtaccccttggtccagtaccaaaagaaaataagtaaacaaaagtaACTCCAATTTAAAtgcaaaaaaactataaaaattatggagaaaatgtgggaaaaaatatttcaacCTGGGATTagacaaagaatttttaaatctgaCACCACCAGCATGGATCCACAAATGGAAACACCGAAGAACAGGACTGTCAAGACTAAGAACAGCCAGGTGcaaaggcacacacctgtaatcctgactatgtgggagtctgaggcaggaggatggcacatttaaggtcagcctgggcaatttagaaagaccatatcttaaaagaaagaaagggctggtggtgtggtgtagctcagtggcagagcacccctacACTCCATCCCCAGTTCCACAGAGTAGAAAAGAATATTAGTGAAATATCATCCAGTGTCTTGtgcatatgtgtacacacatagcAAGTAGAGTAAGAATAATGTGAGGTCCTTATAAAACATATAAAGAAGTCTCAAAATTCAATGATGTTGGGAGAAGGAAAACTTCAGAATAATCTCCCCTTGGAATCTAGATGCAGAAATCCCAGTGAAATGGAAGCTGACGAGAACCCAGCAGCATGTTTTAGAAGATTGCATGTCCTGATGCAGGGAGCTCACTCAGGAAGAGAAGTGGGATTCAGGAGATGAGACTCAATCGATGGGGACTGGGGctgagctcagcggtagagcgctcgccttgcacatgcgagaccctgggtttgatcctcagcaccaagtaaaaatatatgaataaaaaataaaggtatggtgtcaactacaactaaaaaataaatattttaaacaaagaaACTCAATGCAATATATCAAAATAAGAGAAGGAAGAAAACCAGGTGATTGTCTCACTtggtgcagaaaaagcatttgacataaTTCAGTGCCCtttcctgatttaaaaaaaaaaaagacccattaGGAGCTGGGGTCTGGCTCATCCGTAAAGTGCTCAATCCGTAAAGTGCtcaccttgcatgcatgaggccttgggtttgttaCAGAACAACCTGGAGACAAAAATGGTTCAGTGAACTAGGGGTAGAAAGGTGTGTCCCCAACAGGAGATCTGCAACAGCCCCACCGTGGCATGCTCCCTGCAGCGGTGAGTGTGGCTCCCCAGGTACCAGGACTTGCAGCTTGTAGCTTCTGCTAGAACACTGTCTGGAAGCGCTAGCCACAGCAGGTAGACAGGAAGCACAGTGATAGACGCCCAACAATGAAGAGGAAGGACCAAGCCTATTTCAATGTGCAGACATGATCTCATGCATAGGAAATCTTATGAAAGTTAGAGTTGATAATTCAGCAAAATTGGGGGCTGGAGTTGCCACTCAGTGGTGGAGGGTTTGCCTAGTGTGTGtgcggcactgggtttgatccttaacaccacacacaaaaaaatgatataaaaggtattgtgtccatctacaactgaaaagaatattttttaaaaattcagcaaaGTTGAAGGATATATAGTAaacataagggctggggttgtggctcagcggtagggcgcctgcctagcacgtgcaaggtcctaggtttgatcctcagcaccacaaaaaaaataaataagtaaaataaaggtattgtgtccaactgcaactaaaaaataaatttttttttgtttttgttttttgttttttgattgaAGGTCGCTTACTGGTCCTGCTTCCATGAATGGTCAAGACCAAGAGAAGAGGGAGGGGAACCAGCCGGCACAGGGAGGGATCATCTCCCCAATATTCCATTTACACACAGAACTAAACAGACAAGCACAGAGTCACTATTGCGGTTAGAAGTTGGCAGCATGGGATGAGGGAGAAACAGGTGGGAAATAGGGGTGtcgttaaaaaaaatacagatcccccCCAAACTGGGTGCCTGGGGGAAGACTTGGTCTGTTTCAACCCAAGAGGAGCAGAAGATCAAAAGCAGTTTGGGAAGGCCAGAACCGTCAGGgatggagggaggaggaaggtccGGGGGTGGGGGGCTGTTTGGCAACTGGGGTGAAGGGAATGCCCTCCCCCTGCTGGGATCCCCCCAGCCCCTCCGGTCTGGCAGGAAGGGGGCAGCCTGCAACCCCCCAGGGCAGGTCTGGGGCTGCCAGATGCTCCAGGCAGGGGGCTGGAGGGGGCTCACAAAGGCTTGCCCTCCAGAGAGATGACGGCACTGCCCCCCAGTTTCTCAGCCAGGGTGCAGCGGTCCTTGACCTCCTCATAGCAGTTTGCTTGTAGTTCGTGCTGGATCCCTGTCAGCTTCTTCTTGATGGCATCCTTGGAACTAGCATAGATCATTCTGCTCTTAAGGGGTGCGGATTCAGGGGCCCAGAAGATAAACACCAGGTCCTCCTTCTTGCTCTCCTTGGTCTCGCAGGTAGCGTCATAGAGGGCATAGCGGCAGTCCTTGTCTGGCAGCATCTTGACAAAGGTGGGTAGGATCGTCCACAGTCTGGCCCACATCACCTACCAGGATCTCCTTGCCCTCCTCCAAGATGAGGTTCTTCTTGTCCTCACTCAGGCACAAGAGCACTGCCTTCTTACGTTTCTTCACTTCCTCTGGCGTTGAAGACTTGCGTACCTTCATATCACTGAATACCTGATGACGCCATCAGAGACAGCCACCCCAGAAGCCATGTTTCCGGAAGCGAAAGGAAGACGACAAGAAGAGCCTACGAAGACGAGAGCCGCCGCAGCTGCTGCCGGCATCCGActgaaccaaaaaaaaataaatattttttaaaaaaataaagtatgggGGCTAGCACTTGCTtgac
Encoded proteins:
- the Drd4 gene encoding D(4) dopamine receptor, which gives rise to MGNRSAADAGGLLAGRGPGTGTPGSGAALGAAGAAALAGGVLLIGVVLAGNSLVCVSVASERSLQTPTNYFIVSLAAADLLLALLVLPLFVYSEVHGGTWLLSPRLCDALMAMDVMLCTASIFNLCAISVDRFVAVTVPLRYHRQGRRQLLLIGATWLLSAAVAAPVLCGLNDVHGRDPAVCRLEDRDYVVYSSVCSFFLPCPLMLLLYWATFRGLRRWGAARRAKLHARAPSRPSGPGPPPPPSLPPGPCGPDCPVPGPVLHRVSCGPGFPPLDAIPEAELSPQPPKQAHQRRAKITSRERKAMRVLPVVVGAFLVCWTPFFVVHITGALCRACFVPPRLVSAVTWLGYVNSALNPLIYTVFNTEFRTVFRKALRPSSRARGPCCASD